The following are from one region of the Dreissena polymorpha isolate Duluth1 chromosome 2, UMN_Dpol_1.0, whole genome shotgun sequence genome:
- the LOC127869045 gene encoding sugar transporter SWEET1-like isoform X3, giving the protein MSPFTFISYFVACAVWLKYGLIVQNTVVIATNSFGSIMNFIYIIVFYTYSSKKPQFNQFLFLGAVMIVSPLVYIKHFQTDGQLALSHLGSYCVCLTIIGYGAPLVSLSDIVRSKSTESLHFVLILANFLLGLLWTLYGLLIADRYVQVPNFLGAMLALIQLSLFAIYPRSSHSRSKVIHS; this is encoded by the exons GTGCGCAGTTTGGCTCAAGTACGGTCTAATCGTGCAGAACACTGTTGTGATAGCAACGAACTCGTTTGGTAGCATCATGAACTTCATATACATCATTGTCTTCTACACGTACAGCTCTAAAAAG CCTCAGTTCAATCAATTTCTGTTCCTCGGTGCTGTGATGATTGTCAGCCCTTTAGTGTACATTAAACACttccagacggacggacagctggCCCTGAGTCACCTTGGGTCATACTGTGTCTGCTTGACCATCATTGGATATGGGGCACCCTTGGTCTCTCTG TCGGACATTGTACGTTCCAAAAGCACTGAGAGTCTTCATTTTGTGTTGATTCTTGCCAACTTTCTACTTGGCCTGCTCTGGACCTTGTATGGATTACTCATTGCAGACAGATATGTTCAG GTCCCCAACTTCTTGGGAGCAATGTTAGCCTTGATACAGCTGTCACTGTTTGCCATATACCCACGGTCATCTCATAGCCGTAGTAAAGTGATCCACAGCTGA